A DNA window from Streptococcus parapneumoniae contains the following coding sequences:
- the rlmH gene encoding 23S rRNA (pseudouridine(1915)-N(3))-methyltransferase RlmH encodes MKIKVVTVGKLKEKYLKDGIAEYLKRISRFAKLEMIELADEKTPDKASESENQKILEIEGQRILSKVGDRDFVIALAIEGKTFSSEEFSKQLEEASIKGFSTLTFIIGGSLGLAQDVKKRANLSVSFGRLTLPHQLMRLVLVEQIYRAFTIQQGSPYHK; translated from the coding sequence ATGAAAATTAAAGTTGTAACAGTTGGGAAACTGAAAGAAAAGTATTTAAAAGATGGTATTGCAGAGTATTTAAAACGAATTTCTAGATTTGCTAAGCTTGAAATGATTGAGCTAGCAGATGAAAAAACACCAGATAAGGCCAGTGAATCAGAAAATCAAAAGATTTTAGAAATAGAAGGTCAAAGAATTTTATCAAAAGTTGGCGACCGTGATTTTGTTATTGCGTTAGCTATTGAAGGGAAAACTTTCTCCTCAGAAGAATTTAGTAAGCAGTTAGAAGAAGCTTCTATAAAAGGATTTTCTACTCTTACCTTTATTATTGGAGGGAGTCTGGGGTTAGCACAGGATGTAAAAAAGAGAGCCAATCTTTCTGTTAGTTTTGGCCGTCTAACTTTACCACATCAGTTAATGAGACTAGTTCTTGTTGAACAAATCTATCGCGCTTTTACGATTCAGCAGGGATCACCCTATCATAAATAG
- the comC gene encoding competence-stimulating peptide ComC: protein MKNTVKLEQFVALKEKDLQKIKGGESRLSRLLRDFIFQIKQ, encoded by the coding sequence ATGAAAAACACAGTTAAATTGGAACAGTTTGTAGCCTTGAAGGAAAAAGACTTGCAAAAGATTAAAGGTGGGGAAAGTAGACTGTCAAGATTACTCCGTGATTTTATTTTCCAAATAAAACAGTAA